A genomic region of Nostoc sp. UHCC 0702 contains the following coding sequences:
- a CDS encoding HAMP domain-containing histidine kinase encodes MTKMSWRWTKSLPLASRLFFSHLVVMIVGVISLVIMSKVSSPRFFVLHLESLESRGWKLIGVRTELVQGFETAWRRSTLWSVIVGTTAAGGLSYWVSKRIMQRLTEMEQITQKFAAGQLSARLPLSDIPELNRLGASFNRMAASLEGVEARRRELIGDMTHELRTPLTVVRGYLEELAEGEIEPSAEIYQRLTKETKRLERLVNDLQELSKAEAGYLPINIQPVNLYPLLESLVEKFSDQLLEDGPVLRLELPSQLPLVLADIDRTEQVLINLLGNAVRYTSIGSITIRAWTEASKLWLEVADTGIGIASKDLVHVFERFWRADQSRDRHSGGTGIGLTISRRLVELQGGQIQVESELGIGTKFRFFLPLV; translated from the coding sequence ATGACCAAGATGAGTTGGCGTTGGACAAAGTCCTTGCCTTTGGCATCGCGTCTGTTTTTCTCCCACCTAGTGGTGATGATAGTAGGCGTGATTAGTCTTGTGATCATGAGTAAAGTTTCTTCTCCCCGCTTTTTTGTACTGCATTTGGAAAGTTTGGAAAGTAGAGGGTGGAAATTAATTGGTGTCCGTACCGAACTGGTTCAAGGTTTTGAAACTGCTTGGCGACGCAGTACGCTTTGGTCTGTGATAGTCGGTACCACCGCTGCGGGAGGTTTGAGTTATTGGGTATCCAAACGGATTATGCAGCGGTTGACAGAGATGGAACAAATTACACAAAAGTTTGCCGCTGGTCAGTTGTCAGCGCGTTTACCGCTGTCTGATATTCCAGAACTCAATCGCTTGGGTGCAAGTTTTAATCGCATGGCAGCCAGTTTAGAAGGAGTGGAAGCGCGGCGACGCGAACTGATTGGAGACATGACTCATGAACTGCGGACACCCCTAACAGTTGTGCGCGGTTACTTAGAGGAACTGGCTGAGGGAGAAATTGAACCGTCTGCTGAAATTTATCAGCGGTTAACAAAAGAAACTAAGCGTTTAGAGCGTTTAGTCAACGATTTACAAGAACTTTCCAAGGCAGAAGCGGGTTATTTGCCGATTAATATACAGCCTGTGAATTTGTATCCTTTATTAGAGTCATTAGTAGAGAAATTTTCCGACCAGCTTTTGGAAGATGGCCCGGTTTTACGTTTGGAATTACCATCACAACTGCCGCTGGTACTGGCAGATATTGACCGTACAGAACAGGTACTAATTAACTTGCTGGGGAATGCAGTGCGATACACAAGCATTGGTTCAATTACTATTCGTGCTTGGACTGAAGCATCTAAACTCTGGCTGGAAGTTGCAGATACAGGTATTGGAATTGCTTCAAAAGATTTAGTACATGTGTTTGAGCGTTTTTGGCGAGCTGATCAATCACGCGATCGCCATTCTGGAGGAACGGGTATTGGTTTAACAATATCCCGCCGTTTAGTTGAATTACAAGGCGGTCAAATTCAGGTAGAAAGCGAACTGGGAATTGGCACCAAATTTCGTTTTTTCCTACCTTTAGTTTAA
- a CDS encoding transposase produces MERYQNGERTISIDEMTGIQATERLEKDLPMRPGKVERREFEYIRHGTQSLIASFDIATGQIVEPNCGNTRTEEDFVQHIRRIIESDPQAIKWHLIMDCLNTHQSESLVRFVAQKEDLNIDLGIKGKSGILKSMKSRAAFLSDQTHRIVFHYTPKHSSWLNQIEIWFSILVRKLLKRASFKSQDDLKTRILEFIDYFNQTMAKPFKWTYKGKVLAI; encoded by the coding sequence ATTGAACGTTATCAAAACGGAGAGCGTACAATATCGATTGATGAAATGACTGGGATTCAGGCTACAGAGCGTTTAGAAAAAGATTTACCAATGCGACCGGGTAAGGTTGAAAGACGGGAGTTTGAGTATATTCGTCACGGTACACAAAGCTTAATTGCTAGTTTCGATATTGCCACTGGTCAAATTGTTGAACCAAATTGTGGAAACACAAGAACCGAAGAAGATTTTGTCCAACATATTCGTCGAATTATTGAAAGCGACCCTCAGGCAATCAAATGGCATTTGATTATGGACTGTCTTAATACTCACCAGTCGGAATCATTAGTTCGCTTTGTTGCACAAAAAGAAGATTTAAACATTGACCTTGGAATTAAGGGCAAAAGTGGCATTCTGAAATCGATGAAATCCCGTGCAGCTTTTTTGAGTGACCAAACACACCGAATTGTTTTCCATTACACACCCAAACATTCTTCTTGGCTCAACCAAATTGAAATTTGGTTCAGTATTTTGGTTCGCAAGTTACTCAAGCGTGCTAGCTTCAAAAGTCAGGATGACCTCAAAACCCGAATTCTCGAATTTATCGATTACTTTAATCAAACAATGGCTAAACCTTTTAAGTGGACATATAAGGGTAAAGTGTTGGCTATCTAA
- a CDS encoding helix-turn-helix domain-containing protein, with the protein MARLAAKVLNLNESDRSQLQQLINRHNTAQQIVLRAKIILLASEGKNHGEIARLLDISLDMARLWRNRWLENSDKELSILQRLQDSERIGAPVKFSMEQVIELFALACSPPEDYGRSISHWTSRELADEIMKQGIIESISVRHVGRLLEEAELKPHQSRYWLTPPS; encoded by the coding sequence GTGGCACGATTAGCTGCAAAAGTATTAAATTTGAACGAGAGCGATCGCTCACAACTCCAACAGTTGATCAACCGACACAATACGGCGCAACAAATAGTACTACGTGCAAAAATAATTCTCCTAGCGTCAGAGGGGAAAAATCATGGCGAAATTGCTCGATTATTAGATATAAGTCTTGATATGGCTCGTTTATGGCGAAACCGATGGTTGGAAAATAGCGATAAAGAGTTGTCTATTTTGCAGAGATTACAAGACTCAGAGCGTATTGGCGCACCAGTAAAATTTAGTATGGAGCAAGTAATCGAACTATTCGCCCTTGCATGTTCACCACCCGAAGACTATGGACGATCAATAAGTCATTGGACATCAAGAGAACTAGCGGACGAAATCATGAAACAAGGTATCATTGAAAGCATATCTGTCCGCCATGTTGGAAGATTATTAGAAGAAGCAGAACTTAAACCCCACCAGAGCCGCTACTGGTTAACCCCCCCCTCTTGA
- a CDS encoding BMP family ABC transporter substrate-binding protein produces MERRKFLRYATLAGSGLALASCIRGGNSNSPKEVSPSASPVVINEPLKVGFVYVGPVGDFGWTYSHDLGRREMEANLQDKVKTTFVESVNEGADAERVIRQLALDGNKLIFTTSFGYMNPTIKVAKDFPNIFFEHCTGYKRAANVGTYLGRFEETRYLTGMIAGKMTKSNVIGFVGAYPIPEVIRGIGAFTQGLQATNPQAKVRVLWVQSWYDPAKEREAAQALVNLGADVLTQHTDSAAVVQLAEEKGIYAFGYNTDMSKFGVKAHLTSAINKWGKFYTDQALAVINGTWKSQEVWDGIGQGMVDLSPMNQAIPADVQQLVNAKREELIKGIAHPFDGPVKDQKGVVRVPKGKVLDDKDQLAMDWYVEGVEGSIPKEKS; encoded by the coding sequence ATGGAGCGCCGTAAGTTTCTAAGGTATGCTACTTTAGCGGGGTCGGGTTTGGCCTTAGCTAGCTGTATTAGGGGTGGAAATTCTAATTCACCAAAGGAAGTATCACCCTCAGCGTCACCTGTGGTAATTAATGAACCTCTAAAGGTAGGATTTGTTTATGTCGGGCCTGTAGGGGATTTTGGATGGACTTATTCTCATGATTTAGGTCGCAGAGAAATGGAGGCCAATCTTCAGGATAAGGTGAAAACTACCTTTGTGGAAAGTGTCAACGAAGGTGCTGATGCTGAAAGGGTAATTCGCCAACTAGCCTTAGATGGCAATAAGTTAATTTTCACAACTTCCTTTGGCTACATGAACCCGACTATTAAAGTTGCCAAAGATTTTCCTAATATTTTCTTTGAACACTGTACAGGATATAAGCGTGCTGCCAATGTTGGCACTTATCTAGGACGCTTTGAGGAAACGCGATATTTAACTGGTATGATTGCTGGCAAAATGACAAAATCTAATGTCATTGGTTTTGTTGGCGCATATCCAATTCCCGAAGTAATTCGAGGTATAGGCGCATTCACCCAAGGGTTACAGGCAACAAATCCACAAGCAAAAGTGAGGGTACTTTGGGTACAAAGTTGGTACGATCCAGCTAAAGAAAGGGAAGCAGCACAAGCTTTAGTAAATTTGGGTGCGGATGTGCTGACTCAGCATACTGATTCTGCCGCTGTTGTGCAACTGGCTGAAGAAAAAGGAATTTATGCTTTTGGCTACAACACTGATATGAGTAAGTTTGGTGTCAAAGCGCACCTCACATCAGCAATTAATAAGTGGGGTAAATTTTATACAGACCAAGCCTTAGCTGTGATTAATGGTACATGGAAATCACAAGAAGTTTGGGATGGTATTGGTCAAGGAATGGTGGATCTTTCCCCAATGAATCAGGCGATTCCGGCTGATGTCCAGCAATTGGTAAACGCCAAGCGCGAGGAATTGATTAAAGGTATTGCCCATCCTTTTGATGGCCCGGTGAAAGACCAAAAAGGTGTGGTGCGAGTACCAAAGGGCAAAGTATTAGATGATAAGGATCAACTGGCGATGGATTGGTATGTTGAAGGGGTTGAAGGGTCAATACCTAAAGAGAAATCTTAA
- a CDS encoding ABC transporter ATP-binding protein encodes MTVMNELVSQLQVRNITKSYPGCLANQQVNLTIQPGEIHALLGENGAGKSTLMKIIYGLIRPDAGEIFWQGQQINLHSPAQARNLGIGMVFQHFSLFDSLTATENIALTLSPKEKWNLSRLSQKIRTLSEAYGLNIDCDRPVHTLSVGEKQRLEILRCLYHKTKLLILDEPTAVLTPQETEKLFATLQQIASDGCSILFSSHKLPEVQFLCSNATILRQGQVIAQCNPQEETPASLARLMIGSQQGSGEEFYHLISGKQRQEKPSGPVCLQVNDLCLLSQNPYGMMLQHIDLQVHIGEIVGIAGVAGNGQTELLAALSGEVLCPQAEMILLGEMPIGDCDVAKRRRLGLAYVPEERQQKGVVSNLSLLENALLTAHSQGLVSRGRIRFGKLKAWTQRICDAFNVHPAVIDMPAASLSGGNLQKFIMGREICQNPAVLIAAHPTWGVDVNATASIHQALIEMRDHGAAVLVISEDLDELFALCDRIGAIYKGQLSGFKSVTQTSRDEIGRWMAGLR; translated from the coding sequence TTGACTGTAATGAATGAATTAGTTTCTCAGTTGCAGGTTAGGAATATTACCAAGTCGTATCCTGGTTGTTTGGCGAATCAGCAGGTGAATTTGACGATTCAACCAGGTGAAATTCATGCCTTATTGGGAGAAAATGGGGCAGGTAAGAGTACTTTAATGAAAATCATATATGGATTAATACGTCCTGATGCTGGAGAAATTTTTTGGCAAGGGCAACAGATTAATCTTCATAGTCCAGCCCAAGCAAGAAATCTGGGCATTGGGATGGTGTTCCAGCACTTTAGTTTATTTGATAGTTTGACAGCAACAGAAAATATTGCCTTGACACTTTCCCCCAAGGAAAAATGGAATTTATCACGTCTTAGTCAAAAAATTCGCACTTTATCTGAAGCATATGGTTTAAATATAGACTGCGATCGCCCCGTCCATACACTCTCTGTTGGAGAAAAACAGCGTCTGGAAATTCTCCGCTGTCTCTACCACAAAACAAAGTTGCTAATTTTAGATGAACCAACAGCAGTTTTGACTCCCCAAGAAACAGAAAAACTCTTTGCCACTTTACAGCAAATTGCCTCTGATGGTTGCAGTATTTTATTTAGCAGTCACAAGTTGCCAGAAGTGCAATTTCTATGTAGTAATGCCACAATACTGCGTCAAGGCCAGGTTATCGCCCAGTGTAACCCCCAAGAGGAAACACCAGCAAGTTTGGCAAGGTTGATGATTGGTTCCCAACAAGGCAGTGGAGAAGAGTTTTATCATTTAATCTCTGGTAAACAACGACAAGAAAAACCATCAGGGCCAGTTTGCTTGCAAGTTAACGATTTGTGTCTCTTAAGCCAAAATCCCTATGGGATGATGTTGCAACACATTGATTTGCAAGTTCACATAGGTGAAATTGTGGGCATTGCTGGAGTTGCTGGAAACGGACAAACAGAACTTTTAGCTGCTTTGAGTGGTGAAGTTTTGTGTCCCCAGGCAGAAATGATTTTACTAGGTGAGATGCCCATTGGTGATTGTGATGTTGCGAAACGTCGCCGCTTGGGATTGGCATATGTTCCAGAAGAACGGCAACAAAAAGGTGTAGTCTCAAACTTAAGTTTACTAGAAAATGCTTTGCTAACAGCCCACAGTCAAGGACTGGTAAGTCGGGGTAGAATTCGCTTTGGGAAGTTAAAAGCTTGGACTCAAAGAATTTGTGATGCTTTCAATGTGCATCCAGCAGTGATAGATATGCCTGCGGCGAGTTTATCAGGCGGTAACTTACAAAAGTTTATTATGGGGCGGGAAATATGCCAAAATCCGGCAGTGTTGATTGCAGCACATCCTACTTGGGGTGTGGATGTTAACGCTACTGCTAGTATTCATCAAGCATTAATTGAGATGCGGGATCATGGTGCAGCGGTGCTAGTGATTTCCGAAGATTTGGATGAATTGTTTGCATTGTGCGATCGCATTGGTGCAATCTATAAAGGACAACTTTCTGGCTTCAAATCAGTTACGCAGACTAGCCGCGATGAAATTGGGCGTTGGATGGCGGGTTTGAGATGA
- a CDS encoding ABC transporter permease yields the protein MLLKLEPRSVPSKTWQVLSPLLALLGTLIFGLVLFGSLGKPPITALQTLLISPLSNFYGLTELAVKAAPILLIAVGLALCFQAQVWNIGAEGQLTVGAIFGGAVALIFPNVNNYGILLLSLIAGVLGGVIWGSIPAFLKVRFHTNEILTSLMLNYVANSLLNYLVHGPLKDPQGFNFPESAPFSQFASLTPLIAGTRLHAGVIFAVVAAVLIWGVLRQTFFGFSVRVVGSSSEAAVYAGIKSDRIIWLTLLISGGLAGLAGVCEVLGPIGQLRPNISPGYGYTAIIAAFIGRLNPVGIILSSLLMALLYVGGELVQIKLSLPLALIGMFQGVLFFFLLAADILIYNRVRVK from the coding sequence ATGTTACTTAAACTCGAACCTCGCAGTGTGCCATCAAAAACATGGCAAGTGCTATCACCCCTACTAGCACTATTAGGAACGTTAATTTTTGGACTTGTCCTATTTGGTTCATTGGGTAAGCCACCTATCACCGCTTTACAAACTTTATTAATTTCTCCTCTAAGTAACTTTTATGGGCTGACAGAATTAGCTGTGAAAGCAGCACCTATTTTATTAATTGCTGTTGGTTTAGCTTTGTGTTTTCAAGCCCAGGTCTGGAATATTGGCGCAGAAGGACAGTTGACTGTAGGGGCGATTTTTGGCGGCGCTGTGGCTTTAATATTTCCCAATGTAAATAACTATGGAATTTTGTTACTGAGTTTGATAGCTGGTGTCTTAGGAGGTGTTATTTGGGGCAGTATTCCTGCTTTCTTAAAAGTGCGATTTCATACTAATGAAATTCTCACTAGTTTGATGTTAAACTATGTGGCGAATTCGCTATTAAACTACTTAGTACATGGCCCATTAAAAGACCCCCAAGGATTTAACTTTCCTGAATCTGCACCTTTTTCGCAATTCGCTAGTTTAACACCATTAATTGCTGGTACACGATTACATGCAGGTGTAATTTTCGCAGTTGTGGCAGCTGTGTTAATTTGGGGAGTGCTGCGGCAAACGTTTTTTGGCTTTAGTGTGCGGGTAGTTGGTTCCAGTTCCGAGGCAGCGGTATATGCTGGGATTAAGAGCGATCGCATCATTTGGCTAACTCTACTCATCAGTGGTGGATTAGCAGGTTTAGCTGGAGTGTGCGAAGTTCTCGGCCCCATCGGTCAACTACGCCCTAACATTTCTCCAGGTTATGGTTATACTGCCATCATTGCTGCTTTTATCGGGCGTTTAAACCCAGTGGGTATTATTTTATCCAGTCTGCTCATGGCACTTTTGTACGTAGGCGGTGAATTAGTGCAAATTAAACTCAGTCTTCCCTTAGCGTTAATTGGAATGTTTCAAGGTGTTTTATTCTTTTTTCTTTTAGCAGCAGATATATTAATTTACAACCGAGTACGAGTAAAGTGA
- a CDS encoding polysaccharide deacetylase family protein has product MVTNKLSRFLPAGIITLASAGGLGLSMLLAKDGFIEHFIKKSANESYKTGLKATMSTTSPSFPQGTNQTVEIPKSFQGTTIDQAKLNPNDKVIALTFDDGPGPKNTVQVLEILKKNHIKATFFMIGQMVQYYPQIAKQVAADGDVIGNHTWHHWYRRMDATTAASEINRTADIIYKTTGVKTTLFRPPGGFLHNGLADYAKSQKYAVIMWSEMSGDAERHSPQVPGMVKNVLEAAKPGAIVLLHDGGGNRSRTVKALPQIIDGLKAQGYKFVTIPELLQMQAQQESLVTAVSPVVTNHEHPNYQLNHQ; this is encoded by the coding sequence GTGGTAACAAATAAATTATCTCGGTTTTTACCAGCAGGAATAATTACATTAGCTAGTGCTGGTGGTCTAGGTTTGAGTATGCTTTTAGCTAAAGATGGATTTATTGAACACTTTATAAAAAAGTCAGCAAATGAAAGTTATAAAACGGGTTTGAAAGCAACGATGAGTACAACCTCACCGAGTTTTCCCCAAGGCACAAATCAGACAGTAGAAATACCAAAAAGCTTTCAAGGAACAACTATTGATCAAGCGAAACTGAATCCTAACGATAAAGTTATCGCCTTAACCTTTGATGATGGGCCAGGCCCCAAAAACACGGTACAGGTATTGGAGATTTTAAAGAAAAATCACATCAAGGCGACATTTTTCATGATCGGGCAAATGGTGCAATATTATCCCCAGATTGCTAAGCAAGTGGCAGCTGATGGTGATGTAATTGGCAACCATACATGGCATCATTGGTATCGTCGCATGGACGCAACTACTGCGGCGAGTGAAATTAATCGTACAGCAGATATCATCTACAAAACTACAGGAGTCAAAACGACTTTGTTTCGTCCTCCTGGTGGGTTTCTGCATAATGGGTTAGCCGACTACGCCAAAAGTCAGAAGTACGCTGTGATCATGTGGTCAGAAATGTCAGGAGATGCTGAACGTCATTCGCCACAAGTGCCAGGGATGGTCAAAAATGTGCTAGAAGCAGCAAAGCCTGGTGCTATTGTACTCTTGCATGATGGTGGTGGCAACCGTTCCCGAACAGTTAAGGCTTTACCACAAATTATCGACGGTCTGAAAGCACAGGGGTATAAATTTGTGACAATACCCGAACTGCTGCAAATGCAAGCCCAACAAGAAAGTTTGGTAACAGCTGTATCGCCTGTAGTCACAAATCATGAACATCCAAATTATCAGCTCAATCATCAGTGA
- a CDS encoding ABC transporter permease, translating into MNIQIISSIISDTLQAATPLILAALGELVTEKSGVLNLGVEGMMLVGAIAGFIAASILGNIYLGLLIGLVSGIAIALIYALLVITISANQVATGLALSIFGSGLSAFVGAGYVGKTITGLQPVSIPVLKSIPILGEALFNQDILVYASVVLVMLAWWFLRQTRAGLVLQSIGESPAAADALGLPVYRVRYLAVIFGGAMAGLAGGYLSLAYTPLWTENMTAGRGWIAIALVVFATWKPQRILLGAYLFGGVSAIQLILQALGVDISPYLLSSLPYLATILVLTLISHDNTRIQLGVPASLGQPFRSTH; encoded by the coding sequence ATGAACATCCAAATTATCAGCTCAATCATCAGTGATACTTTACAGGCAGCTACACCTCTAATTTTGGCGGCACTAGGCGAATTAGTCACAGAAAAATCGGGGGTATTAAATCTGGGTGTTGAGGGAATGATGTTAGTTGGCGCGATCGCTGGTTTTATCGCTGCTTCAATATTAGGTAATATTTACTTAGGATTATTGATAGGATTGGTATCGGGAATCGCGATCGCATTGATCTATGCACTACTAGTAATTACTATCAGTGCTAATCAAGTAGCCACTGGTTTAGCCCTCAGCATTTTTGGTTCTGGACTCAGTGCTTTTGTTGGTGCAGGCTATGTTGGCAAAACAATTACCGGACTGCAACCAGTGAGTATCCCCGTTTTAAAATCAATTCCGATTTTGGGGGAAGCTTTATTTAACCAAGATATTTTAGTATACGCTTCAGTCGTCTTGGTGATGTTGGCGTGGTGGTTTTTACGCCAAACAAGGGCGGGTTTGGTACTGCAAAGTATTGGTGAATCACCAGCAGCTGCTGATGCTTTAGGTTTGCCAGTTTACAGAGTTCGCTATTTAGCAGTAATTTTTGGCGGGGCGATGGCTGGGTTAGCTGGGGGTTATCTCTCCCTTGCATATACACCCCTATGGACGGAAAATATGACAGCTGGCAGAGGATGGATTGCGATCGCACTTGTTGTGTTTGCTACCTGGAAACCACAAAGAATCCTGCTTGGCGCCTATTTATTTGGTGGTGTTAGTGCCATACAGTTGATTCTCCAAGCACTTGGCGTAGATATTTCGCCCTATTTATTATCTTCCTTACCTTACTTGGCTACCATCCTGGTATTAACGTTAATCTCTCACGATAACACACGCATTCAATTAGGAGTACCCGCTTCATTAGGGCAACCATTTCGTTCAACTCATTGA
- a CDS encoding polysaccharide deacetylase family protein, giving the protein MLPPSFQPITERPVFKLPNNARVAVWVVMNVEHFTFGKLGTAIQPHLNSYPEIANYGWRDYGNRVGIWRLFELFAELEIPVTAAVNGEICTFYPEIIQAIQQYGWEIMAHGINNTTGHSGMDEETENKIINQTLDLLQQATGKKPKGWLTPGFSITESTFELLHAAGILYTADWVNDDQPYWYPLPNGRLLAIPYTIEANDISLCLSNRFSGVEFAQAITDQFDQLWQEGESQSRFMAIGLHPFIVGQPLRLKYLKQCLLHIKNHPDTWLTTGEGIYEWTTRNFEN; this is encoded by the coding sequence ATGTTGCCTCCATCTTTTCAACCGATTACAGAACGTCCAGTTTTCAAATTACCAAATAATGCCAGAGTTGCTGTGTGGGTGGTGATGAATGTAGAACACTTTACCTTTGGCAAACTAGGAACGGCGATTCAACCTCATTTAAATAGTTACCCAGAAATTGCTAACTACGGTTGGCGAGACTACGGTAATCGCGTTGGCATTTGGCGATTATTTGAATTATTTGCTGAGTTAGAAATTCCGGTGACAGCCGCAGTCAACGGTGAAATTTGTACATTTTATCCCGAAATCATCCAAGCTATACAGCAATATGGATGGGAAATTATGGCGCATGGTATTAATAATACCACTGGGCATAGTGGCATGGATGAAGAAACAGAAAATAAAATAATTAATCAAACTTTAGATTTATTGCAACAAGCCACAGGTAAAAAGCCTAAAGGTTGGCTAACACCTGGATTTTCTATTACAGAATCAACATTTGAATTATTACATGCAGCCGGAATTCTTTACACAGCCGACTGGGTAAACGATGACCAACCTTACTGGTATCCATTACCCAATGGTCGCTTATTGGCAATTCCTTACACAATAGAAGCAAATGATATTAGCTTATGTTTAAGTAACCGCTTTTCTGGTGTAGAATTTGCTCAAGCAATCACAGATCAATTTGACCAACTCTGGCAAGAAGGAGAATCACAAAGCCGATTCATGGCAATTGGTTTACATCCTTTTATTGTCGGTCAGCCTTTACGGTTAAAATATTTAAAACAATGTTTATTACATATTAAAAATCACCCTGATACCTGGTTAACCACAGGTGAAGGTATTTATGAATGGACAACGCGGAACTTTGAGAATTAA
- a CDS encoding ureidoglycolate lyase: MQDLQTQVLKIPVIDANTENIKPYGHLLGDDVSKPGLGIPFYQERVIEGENIDFTYRGTATFRTAKILPGYPPIIWLERHMHMTQMFIALGQAPFIMVMAPPNNENGENLPDLNQVKALRFPPGYGLLLHLGTWHDFPIACDRSVVILTANSDEVVTALSQMQKPDEMNQGDVYKISLPKRLNCQIQLQVERTDD, encoded by the coding sequence ATGCAAGATTTACAAACTCAAGTTTTAAAAATCCCTGTAATTGATGCCAACACAGAAAATATTAAACCCTACGGACATCTCTTAGGCGACGATGTTAGCAAACCAGGATTAGGAATTCCCTTTTATCAAGAACGAGTCATAGAAGGCGAAAATATTGACTTTACTTATCGTGGCACCGCCACCTTTAGAACAGCCAAAATTTTACCAGGATATCCGCCGATTATCTGGCTAGAACGACACATGCACATGACCCAAATGTTTATTGCTTTGGGACAAGCACCATTCATTATGGTGATGGCACCACCTAACAACGAAAACGGGGAAAACTTACCAGATTTAAATCAAGTCAAAGCGCTGCGATTTCCGCCTGGTTACGGACTTTTGCTACATCTTGGTACATGGCATGATTTTCCCATAGCTTGCGATCGCTCGGTTGTCATCCTCACGGCAAACTCAGATGAAGTAGTCACCGCCTTGAGTCAAATGCAGAAACCAGATGAAATGAATCAAGGCGATGTTTACAAGATTTCGTTACCGAAACGCTTAAACTGTCAAATTCAGCTTCAGGTAGAAAGGACTGATGACTGA